One segment of Nocardia farcinica DNA contains the following:
- a CDS encoding Uma2 family endonuclease: MVSARASAERIPGSHPAPEPPVCPTGTRAGTRRTGTARGPFPFPTRSAPRALRWGNDRRAATRLGDPSCGRLHRRRVPEAAWSSETHRTDRRGSGLRDLVLAVEAVSPDSEERDRETKPLKYANAGIPHFWRVERGSDDRVVVYAYELDRVSARYVPIGIFHDRLKLPVPFPVDIDLEALGRRG, encoded by the coding sequence GTGGTATCCGCCCGCGCGAGCGCTGAGCGAATACCAGGCAGTCACCCGGCCCCCGAGCCCCCGGTCTGTCCGACCGGGACCCGTGCAGGCACCCGCCGCACCGGTACGGCTCGGGGGCCGTTCCCTTTCCCGACCAGGTCCGCCCCACGGGCGCTACGCTGGGGCAATGACCGTCGAGCCGCTACCCGACTGGGTGATCCCTCCTGCGGGCGGCTACACCGTCGACGCGTTCCTGAAGCTGCGTGGTCTTCCGAAACACACCGAACTGATCGACGGGGGTCTGGTCTTCGGGACCTGGTCCTCGCCGTCGAAGCGGTGTCCCCGGACTCCGAGGAACGTGACCGGGAAACCAAGCCGCTGAAATACGCCAACGCCGGGATCCCGCATTTCTGGCGGGTCGAGCGGGGCAGCGACGATCGAGTGGTGGTCTACGCCTACGAGCTCGACCGCGTCTCCGCCCGGTACGTGCCGATCGGCATCTTCCACGACCGGCTGAAGCTGCCGGTCCCCTTCCCTGTCGACATCGACCTCGAGGCCCTCGGTCGTCGCGGCTGA
- the cydC gene encoding thiol reductant ABC exporter subunit CydC, producing the protein MGELLEPARGRVAVAVTWGVVALGSALGLAALAAWLIARAWQMPPVLDLSVAVVSVRALGISRGLARYLERLATHDVALRSMTNARAAVYRRLARSDVWLRRDRRSGSGAAADSAARLRRGDLLVRIGSDIDDLGAVIVRALVPIAVAAVLALAAVGLIATISVPAAMILAASLAVAGVLAPWLSARAARSAEVAVRADRAEFTARALTVLDHAAELRVAGRLAGTVTAARDAGRRSVAAEDSAAARTAWSAAATPLALGASVLGALLIGVVAYGPGGGLPGGMTPMALTILVLLPLSAFEATAALPAAAQSLTTARAALHRIEGATRAAVATDGDAAPVRPDLPPGRRIAVVGPSGAGKTTLLMFWAGLFDTPRPDVTFFAEDAHLFGTSVLENLRVARGDVTEAEAERALRSVGLGDWLDALPDGLSTDLVGGAAAVSGGQRRRILLARALVSPARVLLLDEPTEHLEAGAGADLLRALLDADSGLVEPDRVVVVVTHQLPADHRADVVVRVDSSWQVAVERSPRSAPDSAPRENTLPTS; encoded by the coding sequence ATGGGGGAACTGCTGGAGCCCGCGCGTGGCCGCGTCGCGGTGGCCGTGACGTGGGGTGTGGTCGCGCTCGGTAGTGCGCTCGGGCTGGCGGCGCTGGCCGCCTGGCTGATCGCCCGGGCGTGGCAGATGCCGCCGGTGCTCGACCTCAGCGTCGCGGTGGTGTCGGTGCGGGCGCTGGGCATCTCGCGCGGGCTCGCCCGCTACCTCGAGCGGCTCGCCACCCACGACGTCGCACTGCGCTCGATGACGAACGCGCGGGCCGCGGTGTACCGGAGGCTGGCCCGCTCGGACGTCTGGTTGCGCCGCGACCGGCGCTCCGGCTCCGGCGCGGCCGCCGACAGCGCCGCCCGGCTCCGCCGCGGCGATCTGCTCGTGCGGATCGGCAGCGACATCGACGACCTCGGCGCGGTGATCGTGCGCGCCCTCGTGCCGATCGCGGTGGCCGCGGTGCTCGCGCTGGCCGCGGTGGGATTGATCGCCACCATTTCGGTGCCCGCCGCGATGATCCTGGCCGCCTCGCTGGCGGTGGCGGGCGTGCTCGCGCCGTGGCTGTCGGCCCGCGCCGCCCGGTCGGCGGAAGTCGCGGTGCGCGCCGACCGCGCCGAGTTCACCGCACGGGCGCTGACCGTCCTCGACCACGCCGCCGAACTGCGGGTGGCGGGCCGCTTGGCCGGTACCGTCACCGCGGCGCGTGACGCGGGCCGTCGCTCGGTCGCCGCGGAGGACAGCGCCGCCGCCCGCACCGCCTGGTCCGCGGCCGCCACGCCGCTGGCGCTGGGTGCCAGCGTCCTCGGTGCGCTGCTCATCGGCGTCGTCGCCTACGGACCCGGCGGCGGACTGCCCGGCGGCATGACCCCGATGGCCCTGACCATCCTGGTGCTGCTGCCGCTGTCGGCCTTCGAAGCCACCGCGGCCCTGCCCGCCGCCGCCCAGTCGCTCACCACCGCCCGTGCCGCACTGCACCGCATCGAGGGCGCCACCCGCGCCGCAGTCGCGACGGACGGCGACGCGGCGCCGGTCCGGCCCGATCTGCCACCGGGCCGCCGCATCGCCGTCGTCGGTCCCAGCGGTGCCGGCAAGACGACGCTGCTCATGTTCTGGGCGGGCTTGTTCGACACGCCCCGGCCCGACGTCACGTTCTTCGCCGAGGACGCCCACCTGTTCGGCACGAGCGTGCTGGAGAACCTGCGGGTCGCGCGGGGCGACGTCACCGAGGCGGAGGCCGAGCGCGCGTTGCGTTCGGTCGGTCTGGGCGACTGGCTCGACGCCCTTCCCGACGGGCTGTCCACCGATCTGGTGGGCGGCGCCGCGGCCGTCTCCGGCGGGCAACGCCGCCGCATCCTGCTCGCCCGCGCGCTGGTCTCCCCGGCCCGGGTGCTGCTGCTCGACGAACCCACCGAACACCTGGAGGCCGGGGCGGGCGCCGACCTGCTGCGCGCGCTGCTCGACGCCGACTCCGGACTGGTCGAACCGGACCGCGTGGTGGTCGTGGTCACCCACCAGCTGCCCGCCGACCACCGCGCCGACGTCGTCGTGCGGGTGGACTCGTCCTGGCAGGTCGCCGTCGAGCGTTCGCCCCGGTCGGCCCCGGATTCCGCCCCCCGCGAAAATACGTTGCCGACCTCCTGA
- the cydD gene encoding thiol reductant ABC exporter subunit CydD: MARPPVDPRLWRHARSARRYLGYSVGLSLVTTVCIVVAATALGRVLAGVITDPTRRRITDWTAELVVLAVALAGRAVASWWQARIAHRAGASVVAELETAVLAAGAALPPRELDRRRTELAVVVGTGLSGLRAYLTGYLPALLLAVLVPPVVLAVILAHDPVSAGIAVVTLPLIPIFMVLIGLLTQGRAAATLAATTRLSDQLLDLFAGMPTLRALGREHADGGPAARTMEHRVRALGDALRVRTMRALRIAFLSSMVLELLATLSVALIAVSIGLRLVYGGMDLYDGLVALILAPEVYLPLRMVGERFHAAQDGMAAADKAFAVLEPEGVRRGRIDDRTLVGATDRPAVDERGGLAVGGRGGPALGGPGDLAVDGRGGPAVDGRGPALVELAGLGVRARDGWAPADLCAVIRPGALTVLAGPNGSGKSTALAAILGLVDADAGRVRVDGIDVRELDPDAWWRRLAWLPQRPVLVPGTLRENLELLGADLVDLNRACAATGFDAVLDELPHRWDTVVGVGGVGLSLGQRQRLALTRVLAADRPVLLLDEPTAHLDEASEAGVLAALRERAAAGATVLVVGHRPTVLAAADQVIEVRSAVPVGRSVESGGAS, translated from the coding sequence GTGGCCCGCCCGCCCGTCGACCCGCGCCTGTGGCGGCACGCTCGCTCGGCGCGCCGCTACCTCGGCTACAGCGTGGGACTGTCGTTGGTGACCACCGTCTGCATCGTGGTCGCCGCGACCGCGCTCGGGCGGGTGCTGGCCGGCGTCATCACCGACCCCACGCGGCGGCGGATCACCGACTGGACCGCAGAACTCGTGGTCCTCGCCGTCGCCCTGGCCGGGCGCGCGGTGGCGAGCTGGTGGCAGGCGCGGATCGCGCACCGGGCCGGAGCGAGCGTGGTCGCCGAACTGGAGACCGCTGTGCTGGCGGCGGGCGCGGCCCTGCCGCCACGTGAACTCGACCGGCGCCGAACCGAACTCGCGGTCGTCGTCGGAACCGGGCTGAGCGGCCTGCGCGCCTACCTCACCGGCTATCTGCCTGCCCTGCTGCTCGCGGTGCTGGTGCCCCCCGTGGTGCTTGCGGTGATCCTGGCCCACGACCCGGTCTCCGCGGGCATCGCCGTGGTGACCCTGCCGCTGATCCCGATCTTCATGGTCCTGATCGGGCTGCTCACCCAGGGCCGCGCCGCCGCCACCCTGGCGGCGACCACCCGCCTGTCGGACCAGCTGCTCGACCTCTTCGCGGGCATGCCGACCCTGCGCGCACTCGGTCGCGAACACGCCGACGGCGGCCCGGCGGCCCGCACCATGGAGCATCGGGTGCGCGCCCTCGGCGACGCCCTGCGGGTGCGCACCATGCGCGCCCTGCGCATCGCCTTCCTGTCCTCGATGGTGCTGGAACTGCTCGCCACGCTCAGCGTCGCGCTCATCGCCGTGTCCATCGGCCTGCGGCTGGTGTACGGCGGCATGGACCTCTACGACGGGCTCGTCGCGCTCATCCTGGCGCCGGAGGTGTACCTGCCGCTGCGGATGGTGGGGGAGAGGTTCCACGCCGCGCAGGACGGGATGGCGGCGGCCGACAAGGCATTTGCCGTGTTGGAGCCTGAGGGGGTGCGGCGGGGTCGGATCGATGACCGGACGCTCGTCGGGGCGACGGACCGCCCGGCAGTGGATGAGCGGGGCGGTCTGGCGGTGGGTGGACGGGGTGGCCCGGCGCTGGGTGGGCCGGGTGACCTGGCGGTGGATGGGCGGGGTGGCCCGGCGGTGGATGGTCGGGGTCCGGCGCTGGTCGAGTTGGCCGGTCTGGGTGTGCGGGCCAGGGACGGATGGGCTCCGGCGGACTTGTGCGCGGTGATCCGGCCCGGGGCCCTGACAGTGCTGGCCGGACCGAACGGCAGCGGCAAGTCCACGGCGCTGGCCGCGATTCTCGGGCTGGTGGACGCGGACGCGGGCCGGGTGCGCGTCGACGGGATCGACGTGCGCGAGCTGGACCCGGACGCGTGGTGGCGCCGCCTCGCCTGGCTGCCGCAGCGCCCGGTGCTCGTGCCCGGCACGCTGCGGGAGAACCTGGAACTGCTGGGCGCCGACCTGGTTGACCTGAACCGCGCTTGTGCGGCAACGGGATTCGACGCCGTCCTCGACGAACTGCCGCACCGGTGGGACACCGTGGTCGGCGTGGGCGGAGTCGGATTGAGCCTCGGCCAGCGGCAGCGGCTCGCCCTCACCCGGGTGCTCGCCGCCGACCGGCCGGTCCTGCTGCTCGACGAGCCGACCGCGCACCTGGACGAGGCGAGCGAGGCCGGCGTCCTCGCGGCGCTGCGCGAACGTGCGGCGGCGGGGGCGACGGTGCTCGTCGTGGGGCACCGGCCGACCGTGCTCGCGGCAGCCGACCAGGTGATCGAGGTGCGGTCGGCGGTGCCGGTGGGGCGGTCGGTGGAATCCGGCGGTGCGTCGTGA
- the cydB gene encoding cytochrome d ubiquinol oxidase subunit II has product MSLAEFWFVLIGVLFTGYFVLEGFDFGVGMLMPVLGKGSDARRRAVLNTIGPVWDGNEVWLITAGGALFAAFPEWYASMFSGFYLALLLVLVALILRICAIEYRGKIDDPRWRARCDIGIGIGSWVPAFAWGWVFANIVRGVPLDADKQLVGSIGDLFSPYALLGALATGLLFALHGAIFLGLKTGGDVRADAVRVAKLLLGPAALVVGGFGLWTQLAYGADWTWIPLGVAVIGLVGAAAAVFADRDGWAFAGTALTVAAATVLLFGSLFPNVLPSTLGEAFSLTVDNASSTPYTLKVMSWAAVVVTPVVLGYQAWTYWVFRKRISVEHIPAPVGLTPRPDKD; this is encoded by the coding sequence TTCGTGCTGGAGGGCTTCGACTTCGGCGTCGGCATGCTGATGCCGGTGCTTGGCAAGGGCAGTGACGCGCGGCGCCGGGCGGTGCTCAACACCATCGGCCCGGTGTGGGACGGCAACGAGGTGTGGCTGATCACCGCGGGCGGCGCGCTGTTCGCCGCGTTCCCCGAGTGGTATGCCAGCATGTTCTCCGGCTTCTACCTCGCACTGCTGCTGGTGCTGGTCGCGTTGATCCTGCGGATCTGTGCCATCGAGTACCGCGGCAAGATCGACGACCCGCGCTGGCGGGCCCGCTGCGACATCGGGATCGGCATCGGCTCCTGGGTCCCCGCGTTCGCCTGGGGCTGGGTGTTCGCCAACATCGTGCGCGGGGTGCCGCTGGACGCCGACAAGCAGCTGGTCGGTTCCATCGGTGACCTGTTCAGCCCGTACGCGCTGCTCGGCGCGCTGGCCACCGGCCTGCTGTTCGCCCTGCACGGGGCGATCTTCCTGGGCCTGAAGACCGGTGGTGACGTCCGCGCCGACGCGGTGCGGGTGGCGAAGCTGCTGCTCGGTCCGGCCGCGCTCGTCGTCGGCGGGTTCGGCCTGTGGACCCAGCTCGCGTATGGCGCGGACTGGACCTGGATTCCGTTGGGGGTGGCGGTGATCGGGCTGGTGGGCGCCGCGGCCGCGGTCTTCGCCGACCGCGACGGGTGGGCCTTCGCGGGCACCGCGCTGACCGTCGCCGCCGCCACTGTGCTGCTGTTCGGCTCGCTGTTCCCGAACGTGCTGCCCTCCACCCTCGGCGAGGCGTTCTCGCTGACCGTCGACAACGCCTCCTCCACGCCCTACACCCTGAAGGTGATGAGCTGGGCGGCCGTGGTGGTGACCCCCGTCGTGCTCGGCTACCAGGCGTGGACCTACTGGGTGTTCCGCAAGCGCATCTCGGTCGAGCACATTCCCGCCCCCGTGGGGCTCACCCCGCGTCCGGACAAGGACTGA